A portion of the Lolium rigidum isolate FL_2022 chromosome 1, APGP_CSIRO_Lrig_0.1, whole genome shotgun sequence genome contains these proteins:
- the LOC124652065 gene encoding probable CCR4-associated factor 1 homolog 11 produces the protein MSAITALLPTHPVVCIDTEFPGTVYDSPTPRYLRDPHQSYALVRRNADELRKLLQLGLTLVGPDGPHHVVWQFNFWGFDEALDPHAPDSVAMLKAHGMDFHSLREHGIDPLDFAAEFARSGLARRHGSPDLTWVAFSGSYDFAYLAKLLRGGRRLPDKLDDFRNLLGKLFGPSVLDVKYIAKACGLRGGLDQVAAALGVERAAGRAHNAGSDSLLTADVLQVMLSRFFPPEFDVRPIYGGAIDGLAA, from the coding sequence ATGTCCGCCATCACCGCCCTCCTGCCCACGCACCCCGTGGTGTGCATCGACACGGAGTTCCCGGGCACGGTGTACGACTCGCCCACGCCGCGCTACCTGCGCGACCCGCACCAGAGCTACGCGCTCGTGCGCCGCAACGCCGACGAGCTCAGGAAGCTGCTGCAGCTCGGCCTGACCCTCGTCGGGCCCGACGGCCCCCACCACGTCGTGTGGCAGTTCAACTTCTGGGGCTTCGACGAGGCCCTCGACCCGCACGCGCCGGACTCCGTCGCCATGCTCAAGGCCCACGGCATGGACTTCCACAGCCTCCGCGAGCACGGCATCGACCCGCTCGACTTCGCCGCCGAGTTCGCACGCTCCGGCCTCGCCCGCCGCCACGGCTCTCCCGACCTCACGTGGGTGGCCTTCTCTGGTTCCTACGACTTCGCGTACCTCGCCAAGCTGCTCCGCGGCGGCAGGCGGCTGCCGGACAAGCTGGACGACTTCCGGAATCTGCTGGGGAAGCTGTTCGGGCCATCGGTGCTCGACGTCAAGTACATTGCAAAGGCCTGCGGTCTGCGCGGCGGGCTGGACCAGGTGGCTGCGGCGCTCGGCGTCGAGCGCGCCGCCGGACGCGCGCACAACGCCGGCTCTGACAGCCTGCTCACCGCCGACGTGCTGCAGGTCATGCTGTCGCGCTTCTTCCCACCCGAATTCGACGTGCGCCCGATTTACGGCGGAGCCATCGATGGCCTCGCTGCGTGA